The following coding sequences lie in one Benincasa hispida cultivar B227 chromosome 6, ASM972705v1, whole genome shotgun sequence genomic window:
- the LOC120079194 gene encoding uncharacterized protein LOC120079194, protein MAMVEYRSRRHFVRPIDLHIFEVIDNHLSGVVVLNVCTCTCKDFNYYDMPCSHVIAATRYRNIDPYTQCSLCYNIQVVYGLYAKPIFLVGPILEWPRGDDYKDIQILPPICVTQVGHHWEIRIPSIEDVTQIHKCIRCGMRGHN, encoded by the coding sequence ATGGCAATGGTAGAGTATAGATCTAGAAGACATTTTGTGAGGCCGATTGATCTACACATTTTTGAAGTCATTGATAATCACCTTAGTGGAGTTGTTGTTTTGAATGTGTGTACGTGTACATGCAAGGATTTCAATTATTACGACATGCCATGCTCCCATGTGATTGCAGCAACCCGTTATCGGAACATTGATCCATACACACAATGCTCCCTTTGTTACAACATTCAGGTTGTTTACGGATTATATGCAAAACCTATTTTCCTTGTAGGCCCTATTTTAGAATGGCCTCGGGGAGATGATTACAAAGACATCCAGATATTGCCACCGATATGTGTCACTCAAGTTGGCCACCACTGGGAAATAAGAATACCATCTATAGAAGATGTCACTCAGATTCACAAATGTATTAGGTGCGGTATGCGGGGCCACAATTGA